A single region of the Enterococcus mundtii genome encodes:
- a CDS encoding phage portal protein: MEKNIQLLSGKRFDDESNLIYKVPVNQLPKREMLNQRTGEVEQAIDFEHEDVWKMIVEFIKHHRAKQVPRLQELKRYMLGDNNINYRPNKPEGRSDNRIASGFADFIVSFKLGVLLGNPLKYSGDQAIAEKINTFASQSNEDYHNQLVGRDMIGLGRAYEWIGRDEYGKETLAKFDAEQTFVVYDNTKDRNSLCAVHYYKEQFLDKSWTRVELYTNSGFNYYLIAENDDLEHAKIEDGGNIESYFDSVQINEWINNEERLSDFERVLDSIDAYDLSRSEMANFQQDSSEAYLVIKGNSDTAVDPKGKNSQLEVLQAMMRARMLVLGDKKIYDGNIAGAEPDAYYLKKEYDVAGMEANDSRTVADILRFTSLIDFTDENIGSNQSGIGFRFKGWGSDNDRKNKERMVKKAIMRRLRLLTHSWSIKDELNKPQGLIDTVKAFFVSDEQQQEQLYNKVNEIQIQFTPNVPQSDEEIMKVIAGMVGIVSDQTLCEMAERLTGVPFEEELKRLKEQAGSGVFDSDKETNTEVEEDEREEDEADNRSN, from the coding sequence GTGGAAAAGAATATTCAGCTATTAAGTGGCAAGCGATTTGATGATGAATCGAACCTCATTTATAAAGTGCCGGTTAATCAATTACCGAAAAGAGAGATGCTGAATCAGCGTACTGGCGAAGTTGAACAGGCAATCGACTTTGAACATGAAGACGTTTGGAAGATGATCGTTGAGTTCATCAAACACCATCGAGCCAAGCAAGTGCCAAGGTTGCAGGAATTGAAACGCTATATGTTAGGCGACAACAACATCAATTATCGTCCGAACAAACCAGAAGGCAGATCGGACAATCGTATAGCGAGTGGCTTTGCAGATTTTATCGTCTCATTTAAGTTAGGTGTATTGCTAGGGAATCCATTGAAATACAGTGGGGATCAGGCGATTGCAGAAAAAATCAACACATTTGCTAGTCAATCGAACGAAGACTACCACAATCAATTGGTGGGTCGAGATATGATCGGATTAGGTAGAGCGTATGAGTGGATTGGTCGTGATGAATACGGCAAGGAAACATTAGCTAAGTTTGACGCAGAACAAACATTCGTAGTCTACGACAATACCAAAGATCGCAACTCGTTGTGTGCTGTTCATTACTACAAAGAACAGTTTCTAGATAAGTCATGGACACGAGTTGAACTATATACAAACAGCGGATTCAATTATTATCTAATCGCAGAAAATGATGATTTAGAGCATGCCAAAATTGAAGATGGTGGCAATATAGAGAGTTACTTCGACTCAGTTCAGATTAATGAATGGATCAACAACGAAGAACGTTTGAGCGACTTTGAGCGTGTACTTGATTCTATAGATGCCTATGATCTTTCACGTTCAGAGATGGCCAACTTCCAACAAGATTCATCAGAAGCTTACTTGGTTATTAAAGGAAACTCTGATACTGCTGTTGACCCGAAAGGTAAAAACAGCCAATTAGAAGTACTTCAAGCTATGATGCGAGCGAGAATGCTTGTTTTAGGTGATAAGAAAATCTATGACGGTAATATAGCAGGCGCTGAACCTGATGCATATTATCTAAAGAAAGAGTATGACGTTGCTGGAATGGAAGCTAACGATAGTCGAACAGTTGCGGATATCTTACGCTTCACATCTCTAATTGACTTTACAGACGAGAACATAGGGTCCAACCAGTCAGGCATCGGATTCCGTTTCAAGGGTTGGGGGTCAGACAACGATCGCAAAAATAAAGAGCGCATGGTCAAGAAAGCTATTATGCGCCGTCTACGATTGCTCACTCACTCATGGAGCATCAAAGATGAATTGAATAAACCTCAAGGCTTGATTGACACAGTCAAAGCCTTTTTTGTTTCCGATGAACAGCAACAAGAGCAACTTTACAACAAAGTGAACGAAATCCAAATTCAATTTACACCGAATGTCCCGCAATCAGATGAAGAAATCATGAAAGTTATTGCAGGAATGGTTGGCATCGTATCAGATCAAACGTTGTGCGAAATGGCTGAGCGCTTGACTGGGGTTCCGTTTGAAGAAGAACTGAAGCGATTGAAGGAACAAGCTGGTTCTGGTGTGTTTGATAGTGACAAAGAAACTAATACGGAGGTAGAGGAAGATGAACGAGAAGAAGATGAAGCAGATAATCGAAGCAATTGA
- a CDS encoding major capsid protein, with the protein MKVKIHKETLMKMNLQYFATLNIFDLVQAPNIATYWAERANEQQPYLGEELFPADKQLGMKLSWLKGKTGSPVALRPSGLDADVIPRGRAGFEELIQKMIFFKESYYIDEELRQELNMINQTNNPAYRDVVVNRVFDDITDLLRGAAVRREIMRMQLLTTGAITIQENGQDHVIKYDLPENHMGNADVAWSDVANADPVEDIDKAISVLKEEGVNPARAIMNSKTFRYLRQNAAIKATILGNNANAQAAKLSKQALLDYISEEFNLEIVIYDKVYTDSNGTNKFIPDNTFVLLPAQTLGKTWFGTTPEESDLMSSPNVANVSVVDTGVAVTTMKKADPVNVETKVSMISLPSFEQANAVYILETIPKG; encoded by the coding sequence ATGAAAGTGAAAATCCATAAAGAAACATTAATGAAAATGAATTTACAGTACTTTGCAACGCTTAATATCTTTGACCTAGTGCAAGCACCAAACATTGCTACTTATTGGGCAGAACGAGCGAATGAGCAACAGCCTTATCTTGGTGAAGAGTTGTTCCCTGCTGATAAACAACTAGGTATGAAGTTGTCTTGGTTGAAAGGTAAGACTGGCTCACCTGTTGCTTTGCGCCCATCTGGATTAGATGCTGATGTTATTCCACGTGGACGTGCCGGATTTGAAGAATTGATCCAAAAAATGATTTTCTTCAAAGAGTCTTATTACATTGATGAAGAGTTGCGTCAAGAATTGAATATGATCAACCAAACAAACAACCCTGCATATCGTGATGTAGTTGTGAATCGTGTATTTGATGATATTACAGATTTGTTGCGTGGTGCTGCAGTACGTCGTGAAATCATGCGTATGCAACTATTAACCACTGGAGCAATCACAATCCAAGAAAATGGACAAGATCATGTAATCAAATATGACTTACCTGAAAACCACATGGGGAATGCTGATGTTGCATGGAGTGATGTGGCGAATGCTGACCCAGTAGAAGATATCGATAAAGCTATTTCTGTATTGAAAGAAGAAGGCGTGAATCCAGCTCGTGCCATTATGAATAGCAAGACTTTCCGCTATTTACGTCAAAATGCAGCGATCAAAGCGACTATTTTAGGAAACAATGCCAATGCTCAAGCGGCTAAATTGTCGAAACAAGCTTTGTTGGATTACATTTCAGAAGAGTTTAACCTAGAGATCGTTATTTACGATAAAGTTTACACTGATTCAAATGGTACGAATAAATTTATCCCAGATAATACGTTTGTTTTATTGCCAGCTCAAACATTGGGCAAAACATGGTTTGGTACTACTCCAGAAGAATCTGACTTGATGTCTAGTCCGAATGTAGCAAATGTATCAGTTGTCGATACTGGTGTTGCTGTTACGACTATGAAGAAAGCTGATCCAGTAAATGTTGAGACAAAAGTTTCTATGATCTCGCTTCCTTCTTTTGAGCAAGCAAATGCTGTGTACATTCTTGAAACAATTCCGAAAGGGTAA
- a CDS encoding phage major tail protein, TP901-1 family, translated as MALKKGIDVVLLYRLLDKQSEEDAKIVTYQTEHTLGMSRSTDATETKDGTAQNIGAIEYAFSSTALYERDSKTIKMLYDAFMQNKEVEVWAIDKLDPQKGDTGKFAAKYFQVFISNYEESAAAEDNVEVSIEYAVQMVHQDGYATLTTEQQNAVQYAFTDTKKQTPEG; from the coding sequence ATGGCGCTAAAAAAAGGAATTGATGTTGTCCTTTTGTATCGACTTTTGGATAAGCAATCAGAAGAAGATGCAAAAATTGTAACATATCAAACTGAACATACACTTGGAATGTCTCGAAGTACTGATGCAACGGAAACAAAAGATGGAACTGCGCAAAATATTGGAGCAATCGAATATGCTTTTAGTTCGACTGCTTTATATGAACGAGATAGCAAAACAATCAAGATGCTTTATGACGCTTTTATGCAAAATAAAGAAGTTGAAGTTTGGGCTATTGATAAATTAGATCCTCAAAAAGGGGACACAGGTAAATTCGCAGCTAAATACTTCCAAGTATTTATTTCAAATTATGAAGAATCGGCAGCTGCTGAAGACAATGTTGAAGTAAGTATCGAATACGCTGTTCAAATGGTCCATCAAGATGGATACGCAACACTTACTACTGAACAACAAAATGCAGTGCAATATGCATTTACAGACACAAAAAAACAAACACCAGAAGGCTAG
- a CDS encoding ArpU family phage packaging/lysis transcriptional regulator: MANPLENIDVKQTRKNARAVLNNYRNLERLVGPVKVDFSVMMITKKFKPINDSQNEEIIEAVSIRNSVIDALVRLSKIHFQVLYYSFCFPNKMTMYQIGEKLGYSDRTIERMKSVALIEFAEAYKSGELISRTK, from the coding sequence ATGGCAAACCCTTTGGAGAATATAGATGTTAAACAAACAAGAAAAAATGCAAGGGCAGTATTAAACAACTATAGAAATTTAGAACGTTTAGTCGGACCAGTGAAAGTGGACTTTTCCGTGATGATGATTACTAAGAAGTTTAAACCTATAAATGACAGTCAAAATGAAGAAATTATTGAAGCGGTAAGCATTCGAAATTCGGTTATTGATGCGTTAGTGCGGTTAAGTAAAATTCATTTTCAAGTTCTTTATTATAGCTTTTGTTTTCCTAATAAGATGACCATGTATCAAATTGGGGAAAAGTTAGGATATTCTGACAGAACTATTGAGAGAATGAAATCCGTAGCTTTGATCGAATTCGCTGAGGCATATAAATCGGGTGAACTTATTTCACGTACAAAATAA
- a CDS encoding HK97-gp10 family putative phage morphogenesis protein, producing the protein MVRKNVSLKGVSELTKKLKANTNLKDVRQVVKQNTTELTQGAQRKAPVDTGNLRRSINMDLSDGGLTGKVKPTADYAPYLEYGTRFQSAQPFMRPAFNKQKAKFKSDMDKLVE; encoded by the coding sequence GTGGTTAGGAAGAATGTATCACTTAAAGGTGTTAGCGAGCTAACTAAAAAACTAAAGGCTAATACGAATTTAAAAGATGTAAGGCAGGTTGTTAAGCAGAATACAACGGAACTGACACAAGGAGCGCAGCGTAAAGCGCCAGTTGATACCGGTAACTTGAGACGATCGATCAACATGGATTTGAGTGATGGTGGTTTAACAGGGAAGGTGAAGCCAACCGCTGATTATGCACCTTATTTGGAATACGGCACAAGGTTTCAGTCGGCTCAACCATTCATGCGACCAGCTTTCAATAAACAGAAGGCGAAGTTTAAATCAGATATGGATAAGTTGGTGGAGTAG
- a CDS encoding tail assembly chaperone: MELTINGKEYKFIFGFGFIQEMNRRYSVVEQGMTMKLGLDSTLINFFNEEIETLIEMLKVANATESPRVAEKDLIALVGEMGSEKLFDLVLDELKKSEFTKKKTTTFENKIKNSK, translated from the coding sequence ATGGAATTAACGATTAACGGAAAAGAATACAAGTTTATTTTTGGATTTGGTTTTATCCAAGAAATGAACCGTAGATATTCAGTGGTAGAGCAAGGTATGACAATGAAGCTGGGGCTAGATTCTACTTTAATCAATTTCTTTAATGAGGAAATCGAAACACTGATTGAAATGTTAAAAGTAGCAAACGCAACAGAGTCACCACGAGTAGCTGAAAAAGATTTGATTGCCTTGGTTGGTGAAATGGGCTCAGAAAAATTATTCGATCTAGTTCTTGATGAACTAAAAAAGTCGGAATTTACAAAGAAAAAGACAACAACGTTCGAAAACAAAATCAAAAACAGCAAATAG
- a CDS encoding phBC6A51 family helix-turn-helix protein yields MTKNDKYKPTPAEKKLLEVLLNAENVGKSVQELCNLAGVSRNKYYDAMKKQEFVDLVNKTTMDLIKGKAANVLNAAYNFALTEKGHQDRKMILTIAGIYAEKQETKITGDMKVSNPFANLSEEELRKLASRDG; encoded by the coding sequence ATGACAAAAAATGACAAATACAAACCTACTCCAGCTGAGAAAAAACTATTAGAAGTCTTATTAAATGCTGAAAATGTTGGCAAGTCTGTTCAAGAGTTATGTAATCTCGCTGGTGTAAGTAGAAATAAGTATTATGATGCGATGAAGAAACAAGAATTTGTTGATTTGGTAAATAAGACGACAATGGATCTTATTAAGGGAAAGGCTGCTAATGTCTTGAATGCGGCATATAACTTCGCGCTTACTGAAAAAGGTCACCAAGACAGAAAAATGATTCTTACAATAGCTGGTATCTATGCTGAGAAACAAGAAACTAAGATTACTGGTGATATGAAAGTCAGCAATCCATTTGCTAATCTTTCCGAAGAAGAATTGCGAAAGTTGGCGAGTCGTGATGGATAA
- a CDS encoding DUF4355 domain-containing protein, translating to MKEKRLLMPMNLQYFAGEKGNDGSDQGADDSGQGQHKENIDNDNQDGKKEETGKTFSRDDVAKMIAAETKKAVTAAEEKWRAEKDEAAKLAEMDDKEKADYEKQQLEAKLAEYERKEVLSKMSEQASEMLSEKGAKPTKEMLRLIVSEDAETTSSNVKTYLASVEAEREAIKAEYERKLGGRVPLDGGTGGSVQGEYGKQLAKKATVETPKQTYFKN from the coding sequence ATGAAGGAAAAACGTTTGTTAATGCCAATGAACTTACAATACTTTGCTGGAGAAAAGGGTAATGATGGTAGTGATCAAGGTGCTGATGATTCTGGACAAGGTCAGCACAAAGAAAATATCGACAATGATAATCAAGATGGCAAAAAGGAAGAAACTGGCAAAACATTTTCTCGTGACGATGTAGCAAAAATGATCGCTGCTGAAACAAAGAAGGCAGTCACTGCTGCTGAAGAAAAATGGCGTGCTGAAAAAGACGAAGCTGCAAAACTTGCCGAAATGGACGATAAGGAAAAAGCAGATTACGAGAAGCAACAACTTGAAGCGAAGTTGGCTGAATATGAACGTAAAGAAGTGCTATCCAAGATGTCTGAACAAGCGAGTGAGATGCTGTCTGAGAAAGGCGCTAAGCCTACGAAAGAAATGCTTCGACTGATTGTGTCGGAAGATGCTGAAACTACGTCAAGTAACGTGAAGACGTATTTAGCTTCTGTTGAAGCGGAACGTGAAGCAATCAAAGCGGAATATGAGCGCAAACTAGGTGGTCGAGTACCTTTAGATGGTGGAACCGGCGGATCGGTACAAGGTGAATACGGCAAGCAATTGGCGAAAAAAGCGACAGTGGAAACGCCAAAGCAAACTTATTTTAAAAATTAG
- a CDS encoding minor capsid protein, whose translation MKSQDYFIKREKAWQQQQIKDDKKRMNEIKKRLQYAQDAIQKEIDAQWDSFSNGQKITRSEAMKRANEMDVKAFARKAKKYVKENDFSPTANKELKLYNLTMRVNRLELLKANIGLELIATFNDMDKYFSGELTSAGLKELQRQAGILEMTIAKSGYAKLVEQVINSSFRADAFATFSERLWMYQAELKADLDKLLVRSVTLGRNPKQLAPELKRFLTEKGRENTRFNTERLMVTETTRVQIGIQERSYRDADITKYTFISEPSACRLCLPLNGKVFDVDKMEPGTNAPNIHPFCKCSTAPYVDRIAFEKMLKERGL comes from the coding sequence GTGAAATCACAAGATTACTTCATCAAACGTGAGAAAGCTTGGCAACAGCAACAAATTAAAGATGATAAGAAACGCATGAACGAGATCAAGAAGCGCCTGCAATACGCGCAGGATGCGATACAGAAAGAGATAGACGCACAGTGGGACAGTTTTTCTAATGGACAGAAAATCACTCGTAGCGAAGCGATGAAGCGAGCTAACGAAATGGATGTAAAAGCATTTGCTCGAAAGGCTAAGAAGTATGTTAAAGAGAATGACTTCTCACCTACAGCAAACAAGGAATTAAAGCTATACAATCTTACAATGCGTGTTAATCGATTGGAATTGCTAAAAGCGAATATCGGACTTGAGCTGATAGCTACGTTTAACGATATGGACAAGTATTTTTCGGGAGAACTTACCAGTGCTGGATTGAAAGAGTTGCAACGTCAAGCGGGCATCTTAGAAATGACGATCGCTAAAAGTGGTTATGCCAAGCTAGTAGAGCAAGTAATCAATAGTTCGTTTCGAGCGGATGCTTTCGCAACGTTTAGCGAACGGCTTTGGATGTACCAAGCAGAGCTGAAAGCTGATTTGGATAAGTTGCTAGTACGTAGTGTGACTTTAGGACGTAATCCAAAACAGTTGGCACCTGAACTAAAGAGATTCCTTACTGAAAAAGGCAGAGAGAATACTCGTTTCAATACTGAGCGTTTGATGGTCACAGAAACTACTAGGGTTCAGATTGGTATCCAAGAGCGAAGCTATCGTGATGCTGATATTACAAAGTACACATTCATTTCTGAGCCTTCCGCATGCCGTTTATGTTTGCCGTTGAATGGGAAAGTTTTTGATGTTGATAAAATGGAACCAGGAACAAATGCGCCGAATATACATCCATTTTGTAAATGCAGTACGGCACCTTATGTTGATCGTATTGCTTTTGAAAAGATGTTGAAAGAAAGAGGGTTATAA
- a CDS encoding phage head-tail connector protein: MNETLEEVKRSLEVDNEELDKQLADFIKRISSQLCVRLGFLESVPAALNYIVVECTIKRFNRKGNEGMSSYGQEGESISYGKLLDEFEDDISAYKEKQRENSVPRRGVARFL, from the coding sequence ATGAACGAAACCTTAGAAGAAGTGAAACGGTCGCTCGAAGTTGATAACGAAGAACTGGATAAGCAACTTGCTGACTTTATCAAGCGAATTTCAAGCCAGTTATGTGTGCGTTTGGGCTTCTTAGAAAGCGTTCCTGCAGCTTTAAACTATATCGTAGTTGAATGTACGATCAAGCGATTTAACCGCAAAGGTAACGAGGGGATGAGCTCGTATGGTCAAGAGGGTGAGTCAATCTCCTATGGAAAACTTTTAGATGAGTTTGAAGATGACATATCAGCATACAAAGAGAAGCAAAGGGAGAATAGCGTTCCCCGTAGAGGAGTGGCTAGATTCTTATGA
- the terL gene encoding phage terminase large subunit has protein sequence MDKIALGAKIELAKRFFFDYCHLIMPAFYKTDREYLISVCGEFQSFLYDNEHDVLILNMPPRHGKSLTLGRFVEWVLGNDHSKKIMTGSYNETLSTVFSKNVRNTIQEVKADKDMIVYSDIFDANIKYGDGAMNLWSLEDGYNNYLATSPTGTATGFGADIIIIDDVIKNADEANNTTVLDKHWEWFVNTMLSRLESKGKIIINMTRWHSNDLAGRALKELPLSGYKVKHINFQAYDEKNGRMLCEEVLSFKDYQRKVKTMGADIASANYQQEPIDIKGRLYREFKTYSNQSNYKKIWHYCDTADTGKDYLCSIVWGETLDGYQDVLDVIYTQQPMEYTESAVANQLINFKVNTSRIERNNGGRSFARSVREKVKGKCATAISDFFQSANKEARIYSNSHWIEQYVRMPNDWRTRFPDYYKAMTTYQKEGKNKHDDAPDATTGIAETMNTNTTEKIDVMKTIDTFKKLGL, from the coding sequence ATGGATAAAATTGCTTTAGGTGCAAAGATTGAATTAGCGAAACGATTCTTTTTTGATTATTGCCACTTGATTATGCCTGCTTTCTATAAGACGGATAGAGAATATCTAATTTCAGTGTGCGGAGAGTTCCAATCATTCCTCTATGATAATGAACATGATGTCCTGATACTTAATATGCCACCTCGTCACGGTAAATCTTTAACATTAGGGAGGTTTGTTGAATGGGTACTAGGAAATGATCATAGCAAGAAAATTATGACAGGATCATATAACGAAACTCTATCGACAGTATTTTCCAAGAATGTGAGAAACACGATTCAGGAAGTGAAAGCTGATAAAGATATGATAGTGTACTCGGACATATTTGATGCAAATATTAAATATGGCGATGGAGCTATGAACCTTTGGAGTTTAGAAGATGGCTACAATAATTACTTAGCGACATCGCCAACAGGAACCGCTACGGGTTTTGGTGCAGATATCATCATCATTGATGACGTTATCAAGAACGCTGATGAAGCAAATAACACTACAGTTCTAGATAAGCACTGGGAGTGGTTTGTAAATACTATGCTTTCTCGATTAGAGAGTAAAGGCAAAATTATTATCAATATGACTAGATGGCATAGCAATGATTTAGCGGGTAGAGCGTTAAAAGAATTACCATTGAGTGGATATAAGGTTAAACACATCAACTTCCAAGCTTATGATGAGAAGAATGGTAGGATGCTTTGCGAAGAGGTCCTTTCTTTTAAAGATTATCAACGTAAAGTGAAGACAATGGGGGCCGACATCGCTAGCGCCAATTACCAACAGGAGCCTATCGATATTAAAGGCAGATTGTACAGAGAATTCAAAACTTACAGCAATCAATCTAATTATAAAAAGATTTGGCATTATTGCGATACTGCCGATACTGGTAAGGACTACCTTTGTTCGATCGTTTGGGGAGAAACGCTAGATGGCTATCAGGACGTTTTAGACGTCATCTATACTCAACAGCCAATGGAATACACAGAGAGTGCGGTTGCAAATCAGTTGATTAACTTCAAAGTGAATACATCACGTATCGAGCGCAACAATGGCGGTCGGTCTTTTGCTCGTTCTGTAAGAGAGAAAGTAAAAGGGAAATGTGCAACTGCTATATCTGACTTCTTCCAAAGCGCCAATAAAGAAGCGAGAATCTATTCCAACAGTCACTGGATTGAACAATATGTACGAATGCCTAATGACTGGAGAACAAGATTTCCTGATTACTATAAGGCGATGACTACTTATCAGAAAGAAGGAAAGAACAAGCATGATGATGCTCCGGATGCTACAACAGGCATCGCCGAAACAATGAACACGAACACAACAGAAAAAATAGATGTCATGAAGACAATCGACACATTCAAAAAACTAGGATTGTAG
- a CDS encoding ArpU family phage packaging/lysis transcriptional regulator, whose product MVLFDVKKYETPEAKDVDMDNTKHNVGVFLSAYLSARCRIGQPREPKVTASYSLVPPSTANNTFEAERMMIEREEAQEEFEYLHKLFVRGYSAIQHPHKPDVTERRKKIFYDRYINGMSIYVTAQRNNTSEESVKAESNKIIIQFASSLELVAFK is encoded by the coding sequence ATGGTACTTTTCGATGTAAAGAAATATGAGACACCAGAGGCAAAAGATGTGGATATGGATAACACAAAACATAATGTTGGTGTTTTTCTTTCAGCATATCTGTCAGCTAGATGTAGGATAGGACAACCTCGGGAGCCTAAAGTAACAGCATCTTACTCCTTGGTTCCACCTTCTACAGCAAATAATACATTTGAAGCAGAACGAATGATGATTGAGAGAGAGGAAGCGCAAGAAGAATTTGAGTACTTGCACAAATTATTTGTTCGTGGCTATTCAGCAATTCAGCATCCGCATAAACCTGATGTAACAGAGAGGCGGAAAAAGATATTCTATGATCGCTATATCAACGGTATGTCAATTTATGTAACTGCTCAAAGAAATAATACGAGCGAAGAATCTGTAAAAGCAGAATCGAACAAAATCATCATTCAATTTGCTTCTTCCTTAGAACTGGTTGCTTTTAAGTAG
- a CDS encoding phage capsid protein yields the protein MKTREQSIFDEMFKRSLALGYPTYDYKPASSASYPFVEFEDTQTLHSTTKSHVLGNVVIVISVWGLHTKRKQVSEMASALFEQAMQVNASDVYSWALDTNASDIQTVTDTSTNTPLKRAIIEINFRCIGGI from the coding sequence ATGAAGACAAGAGAACAATCAATCTTTGATGAAATGTTCAAACGCTCGCTTGCATTGGGTTACCCGACCTATGATTACAAGCCAGCAAGCTCTGCAAGCTATCCTTTTGTTGAATTCGAAGATACTCAAACGCTTCACTCTACTACCAAATCTCATGTCTTGGGAAATGTCGTGATTGTCATTTCTGTATGGGGTTTGCACACAAAGCGAAAACAGGTGTCTGAGATGGCGTCTGCTTTGTTTGAACAAGCGATGCAAGTGAACGCATCTGACGTTTATTCTTGGGCGTTAGACACCAATGCAAGCGACATACAGACAGTAACAGATACAAGCACAAACACACCGCTCAAACGAGCGATTATTGAAATTAATTTTAGATGTATAGGAGGAATTTAA